The following are encoded together in the Patescibacteria group bacterium genome:
- a CDS encoding four helix bundle protein, translating to MTNQTQNSNDKKYNLEERTAKFGENVIKFCKSLFRDEITRPLINQLIRSGTSVGANYMEANGADSKRDFKSKIGICKKEAKETKHWLRMMKLIAPEKIVEIEGLWQEAHELSLIFGAINKK from the coding sequence ATGACAAATCAAACTCAAAATTCAAATGATAAAAAATATAATTTAGAAGAAAGAACTGCAAAGTTTGGTGAAAATGTAATAAAATTTTGTAAGAGTTTGTTTCGTGATGAGATTACCCGTCCTTTAATTAATCAACTAATAAGGAGTGGGACTAGCGTAGGCGCGAATTATATGGAAGCTAATGGCGCAGATTCAAAGAGGGATTTTAAGAGTAAGATAGGTATATGTAAGAAAGAGGCGAAAGAGACAAAACATTGGTTAAGAATGATGAAACTAATCGCCCCGGAAAAAATTGTAGAAATAGAGGGTTTGTGGCAAGAGGCGCACGAATTGTCCCTTATATTTGGGGCGATAAATAAGAAATAG